The proteins below are encoded in one region of Paenibacillus albus:
- a CDS encoding zinc-binding dehydrogenase, translated as MKAVVNYSSGSGSVEVRDVPIPSELGPKEILIQVKAAGVCGSDLHMYHDIQGFPVNRPVTLGHEFAGVIAGVGAEVKQFKIGDRVVSETPSYVCETCIYCRTGQYNLCPTRRGFGVLENGAMAEYVRTREAIVHRIPDNVSFEKAALTEPSCVAYNAVAHHSEIRPGDYVAVFGPGPIGLLCVQIAKLFNPARLTVIGTEKDAKRMEVAKQFGADCVIVAEKQNVVEELLAYGDGFGPDVILDAVGVSASLRQSVDAIRPGGQITKIGWGPAPVGFSLDPLIQKAARLQGSFSHNYPMWEKVLTLMGAGLIDPLPMAKCYGISDWKQAFDEMDGLQHAKSIILPEA; from the coding sequence ATGAAAGCTGTAGTCAATTATTCGTCTGGAAGTGGAAGCGTGGAGGTTCGTGATGTGCCGATTCCGTCGGAGCTCGGACCAAAGGAAATACTCATTCAAGTAAAAGCAGCAGGCGTATGCGGCAGCGATCTGCATATGTACCATGATATTCAAGGGTTTCCGGTGAATCGTCCGGTAACGCTTGGACATGAATTCGCAGGCGTCATAGCCGGTGTTGGAGCGGAAGTAAAGCAGTTCAAGATCGGTGATCGCGTCGTAAGCGAAACGCCTTCCTATGTATGCGAGACTTGTATCTACTGTCGTACGGGTCAATACAACCTCTGTCCGACAAGAAGAGGATTCGGTGTTCTGGAGAACGGAGCCATGGCGGAATATGTGAGGACGAGAGAAGCAATCGTTCACCGTATCCCGGATAACGTTAGCTTCGAGAAAGCCGCGCTAACAGAGCCTTCATGCGTCGCATATAATGCGGTCGCTCATCATTCGGAGATCCGTCCGGGCGATTACGTAGCCGTATTCGGACCAGGTCCGATCGGGTTGTTGTGCGTGCAAATTGCCAAGCTGTTCAACCCTGCTAGGCTGACCGTCATCGGAACGGAGAAAGATGCGAAGCGCATGGAAGTAGCCAAGCAGTTTGGCGCGGATTGCGTGATCGTAGCCGAGAAGCAGAACGTGGTCGAGGAACTGCTCGCTTATGGCGATGGCTTCGGTCCCGATGTCATCTTAGATGCTGTAGGTGTAAGCGCTTCACTTCGCCAAAGTGTAGATGCGATACGTCCAGGCGGGCAAATTACGAAGATCGGCTGGGGACCGGCGCCTGTCGGCTTCTCGCTTGATCCGCTGATCCAGAAAGCAGCGCGGCTCCAAGGCTCCTTCAGTCACAATTATCCGATGTGGGAGAAAGTGCTGACTTTGATGGGCGCTGGCCTAATTGATCCGCTTCCGATGGCCAAATGCTACGGCATCAGCGATTGGAAGCAAGCCTTCGATGAGATGGACGGCTTGCAGCATGCGAAGTCGATTATATTGCCAGAAGCCTAA
- a CDS encoding VOC family protein codes for MPVSNLQAASEWYAEHLGFTLAVEDPICLELRSTSGIRIFLIPNEDGSVNSQMRYSNGVQASYGFTVADDVQLLYQHFKDKGIQVGKLTDYQGLSFKFYDPDGNAIELWGDYPQG; via the coding sequence ATACCTGTATCGAACCTTCAGGCAGCTTCAGAATGGTACGCAGAGCATCTTGGTTTCACATTAGCGGTCGAAGATCCGATTTGTTTGGAGCTTAGAAGCACTTCGGGGATTCGGATCTTCTTAATTCCGAACGAAGACGGCAGCGTTAATTCGCAAATGAGATATTCGAATGGCGTGCAAGCTTCTTATGGATTTACGGTGGCTGATGATGTTCAATTGCTGTACCAGCACTTCAAGGACAAAGGAATTCAGGTAGGAAAGCTGACGGACTATCAAGGCTTGTCTTTTAAGTTCTACGACCCGGATGGCAATGCCATCGAATTATGGGGGGACTATCCGCAAGGTTAA